In Nymphaea colorata isolate Beijing-Zhang1983 chromosome 3, ASM883128v2, whole genome shotgun sequence, a genomic segment contains:
- the LOC116251645 gene encoding peroxidase 31 isoform X1 produces the protein MDVPSLLLLFLLSLSSLSADGMLTSNYYQKSCPRVEEIIRNVVIQKQITNPTTAGGTLRLFFHDCFVQGCDASILITSTPFNKAERDADINLSLPGDGFDAIVRSKMELELTCPGVVSCADILTIATRDLVRLVGGPYYTVKLGRKDGLISQASRVPGNLPLPTMPVTELASLFSSKGFSIGEMTALVGAHTIGFSHCKEFAKRLYNFSHGSTVDPSMNPQYAQGLQKACANYIKNPTISAFNDIMTPNKFDNEFYQNLPKGLGLLASDQALYSDPRTRGFVRLFASNQTAFFDAFVKAIDKLSMVEVKVGRQGEIRRRCDEFNS, from the exons ATGGATGTGCCCTCCCTCCTCCTGCTCTTCCTCCTctcactctcctccctctctgctGACGGCATGCTCACAAGCAACTACTACCAGAAGAGCTGCCCACGCGTAGAGGAGATCATCCGGAATGTTGTCATTCAGAAGCAGATCACCAATCCCACCACCGCCGGAGGCACCCTTCGCCTCTTCTTCCACGATTGCTTCGTCCAGGGCTGCGACGCGTCCATCCTCATCACATCCACCCCTTTCAACAAGGCCGAGCGCGACGCGGACATCAACCTCTCTCTCCCCGGAGATGGCTTCGACGCCATCGTCCGGTCCAAGATGGAGCTGGAGCTTACTTGCCCCGGCGTCGTCTCTTGCGCTGATATTCTCACCATTGCCACCCGCGATCTTGTCAGATTG GTTGGAGGGCCTTACTACACGGTAAAGCTAGGCAGGAAGGATGGCCTTATTTCTCAAGCTTCTCGGGTACCTGGCAATCTGCCTCTTCCAACAATGCCGGTTACAGAGCTGGCGTCTCTCTTTTCGTCGAAGGGATTTTCCATTGGAGAAATGACAGCGCTTGTTGGTGCCCACACCATTGGCTTTTCCCATTGCAAAGAATTTGCCAAGAGGTTGTACAACTTCAGCCATGGCTCAACTGTTGATCCCTCAATGAACCCACAGTATGCCCAAGGACTACAGAAGGCATGCGCAAATTACATCAAGAATCCTACTATATCTGCGTTTAACGATATAATGACCCCCAACAAGTTCGACAATGAGTTCTACCAAAACCTTCCTAAGGGCCTCGGCTTGCTGGCTTCTGATCAGGCGCTCTACTCGGACCCTCGAACCAGAGGCTTCGTGCGTTTATTCGCTTCAAATCAAACCGCGTTCTTCGATGCCTTTGTTAAAGCAATTGATAAACTGAGCATGGTGGAGGTAAAGGTTGGGAGGCAGGGAGAAATCCGAAGAAGATGCGATGAATTCAATTCATGA
- the LOC116251500 gene encoding U-box domain-containing protein 38-like, which produces MGSGKNRWRISFHFRQQRQKAPPLEFLCPISNAPMADPVIVPSGQTFERRCIEALLALPPNHHQQQLFPSTATTTTSTPTLIPNIALKTAIANWCRDSGLPLPDPPDPETAAALAHNFVETSPTTEDASRVPDPSADLCSTSEMESRMDCSESGSKSYRSSGDASLTASESDLHLVPIDSPDSISRSNLTPDDSIVGLSDSEQILNRVQSDPAVEFSYAATEVNRRFDRFDSSDSGFTSSARPLELATRPACLSESFGSVSISCGTSGESDGLIAKMRSGIVSDQEEAAVELRNLTREDRDARLRMCTRELLACLAALMASRYAGLQVNAVAAFVNLSLEKVNKVKIVRSGTVPALIDVLKGGHVEAQEHAAGAIFSLALEDENRTALGVLGAVQPLLHLLSSTLDGRARLDAAMALYHLSFARGNRTKLMRAGALPKLMALARGDEPSLATRAVLILCNLAAGTEGRAAMLDANAVAALVALIAESWQGTGDERHLAAIREHSVAALCLLARDTWRFKGLAREAGALEVLTVVAERGSDRARERAGKLLLLMKGAAASSASRDADAAEDDGFDLTEQAAQARARHKRLILGPNSTEF; this is translated from the coding sequence aTGGGCAGCGGCAAAAACCGGTGGAGGATATCCTTCCACTTCCGTCAGCAACGCCAGAAAGCACCACCGCTCGAGTTCCTCTGCCCCATCTCCAACGCTCCCATGGCAGACCCCGTCATCGTTCCCTCCGGCCAGACCTTCGAGCGCCGATGCATCGAGGCCCTCCTTGCCTTACCTCCcaaccaccaccaacaacaactCTTCCCGTCaacagccaccaccaccacctccacccCAACTCTAATCCCCAATATCGCCCTCAAGACGGCCATCGCCAACTGGTGCCGCGACTCCGGCTTACCGCTGCCAGACCCGCCGGACCCCGAGACGGCCGCTGCTCTCGCGCACAATTTTGTAGAAACATCCCCAACGACGGAGGACGCTTCCCGCGTCCCGGACCCCTCCGCCGATCTCTGCTCCACCTCAGAAATGGAGTCCCGAATGGACTGCTCCGAGTCGGGGTCGAAATCGTACAGAAGCAGCGGCGATGCCTCTCTCACCGCCTCCGAAAGTGATCTGCACCTCGTCCCCATCGATTCACCGGACTCGATTTCCCGAAGTAATCTGACGCCCGACGACTCCATTGTAGGTCTATCCGACTCGGAACAGATCCTCAACCGAGTCCAGAGCGACCCGGCCGTGGAATTCTCCTACGCAGCAACGGAGGTGAACCGCCGGTTCGATCGATTCGACTCGTCAGACTCGGGCTTCACCTCATCGGCCCGTCCGCTCGAACTGGCCACGAGGCCTGCATGCCTGTCGGAGTCATTCGGCTCGGTTTCAATCTCGTGCGGTACTTCTGGTGAGTCGGATGGGCTGATCGCGAAGATGAGGTCCGGAATCGTCTCAGACCAGGAGGAGGCCGCCGTCGAGCTTCGAAACCTGACACGCGAGGACCGCGACGCGCGTCTGAGGATGTGCACGCGCGAGCTGCTCGCTTGCCTGGCGGCGTTAATGGCGTCGCGGTACGCCGGACTTCAAGTCAACGCCGTGGCCGCCTTCGTCAACCTGTCTCTGGAAAAGGTCAACAAGGTCAAGATCGTACGCTCGGGAACCGTCCCGGCATTGATCGACGTGCTCAAAGGAGGACACGTGGAGGCACAAGAGCACGCCGCCGGAGCCATCTTCAGCCTGGCTCTGGAGGACGAGAACAGGACGGCGCTGGGCGTGCTGGGCGCGGTCCAGCCGCTGCTCCACCTGCTCAGCTCCACCCTGGACGGCCGCGCCAGGCTGGACGCTGCAATGGCGCTTTACCACCTGTCGTTCGCGAGGGGCAACCGCACCAAGCTGATGCGCGCAGGCGCGCTGCCGAAGCTCATGGCGCTCGCTCGCGGCGACGAACCGAGCCTGGCGACTCGAGCCGTGCTCATCCTCTGCAACTTGGCAGCCGGCACGGAAGGCCGGGCCGCAATGCTTGACGCCAACGCGGTCGCAGCGCTCGTAGCCTTAATCGCCGAGAGCTGGCAAGGGACGGGGGACGAGAGGCACTTGGCAGCGATTCGGGAGCACAGCGTCGCGGCGCTCTGCCTGCTGGCGCGAGATACCTGGCGCTTCAAGGGCTTGGCACGGGAGGCCGGCGCGCTGGAGGTGCTGACGGTGGTGGCCGAGCGAGGGAGCGACCGGGCAAGAGAACGGGCGGGGAAGTTGCTGCTGCTGATGAAAGGCGCGGCGGCATCATCGGCTAGCAGAGATGCCGACGCCGCCGAGGATGACGGCTTCGACCTCACGGAGCAAGCTGCTCAAGCTCGTGCGCGCCACAAGCGTCTCATACTTGGGCCCAACTCCACAGAGTTTTGA
- the LOC116249924 gene encoding zinc finger AN1 domain-containing stress-associated protein 12: MGERGSDLLDLGRHCQFDECHQLDFLPFKCDGCKKVFCLEHRTYGSHNCPKAERRSREVVICDVCSTSIEITEENKKTIAASGQSNGNQEMEVLLKMVMEKHKASGRCDPRLKQKPRCPIKGCKEILTFSNAITCRTCEKKTCLKHRFPADHGCTSGKRVNVTRSKLVMPSFFSKAGKECGIESNKHSSARASASSSSSSSSVKVK; this comes from the exons ATGGGGGAGAGAGGAAGCGATCTTCTTGATTTGGGCAGGCACTGCCAGTTCGATGAATGCCATCAACTTGATTTCCTCCCTTTCAAATGTGATGGATGCAAGAAG GTTTTCTGTTTGGAGCACAGGACCTATGGATCCCACAATTGCCCAAAAGCAGAGCGCAGGAGCAGAGAGGTGGTGATATGTGACGTGTGTTCGACATCCATTGAAATAACggaagagaacaagaaaacCATTGCTGCTAGTGGACAAAGTAATGGCAATCAAGAGATGGAAGTACTGTTGAAGATGGTGATGGAGAAACACAAGGCTTCGGGCAGGTGTGATCCTCGCCTGAAGCAGAAGCCCAGGTGTCCAATAAAAGGGTGCAAGGAGATATTGACCTTCTCTAATGCAATCACTTGTAGGACATGTGAGAAGAAGACGTGTCTGAAGCATAGGTTTCCTGCAGACCATGGTTGCACATCAGGAAAACGTGTGAATGTTACAAGATCCAAGCTTGTGATgccatcatttttttcaaaggcGGGAAAGGAATGTGGGATTGAGAGCAATAAACATTCTAGTGCTAGAGCTTCTgcctcttcatcatcatcttcttcttctgtaaAAGTGAAATAG
- the LOC116251674 gene encoding U-box domain-containing protein 38-like, which produces MGSGKNRWRISFHFRQQRQKAPPLEFLCPISNAPMADPVIVPSGQTFERRCIEALLALPPNHHQQQLFPSTATTTTSTPTLIPNIALKTAIANWCRDSGLPLPDPPDPETAAALAHKFVETSPTTEDASRVADPSADLCSTSEMECRMDCSDSGSKSYRSIDGASLTASESDLQLVPIDSPDSISRSNLTPDDSILGLSGSEQILSRVQSDPAVEFSYAATEVNRRFDRFDSSDSGFTSSARPLELATRPACLSESFGSVSISCGTSGESDELIAKMRSGIVSDQEEAAVELRNLTREDRDARLRMCTRELLACLAALMASRYAGLQVNAVAAFVNLSLEKVNKVKIVRSGTVPPLIDVLKGGHVEAQGHAVGAIFSLALEDENRTALGVLGAVQPLLHLLSSTLDGRARLDAAMALYHLSFARGNRAKLMRAGALPKLMALARGDEPSLATRAVLILCNLAAGTEGRAAMLDANAVAALVALIAESWQGTEDERHLAAIREHSVAALCLLARDTWRFKGLAREAGALEVLTVVAERGSDRARERAGKLLLLMKGAAASSASRDADAAEDDGFDLTEQAAQARARHKRLILGPNSTEF; this is translated from the coding sequence atGGGCAGCGGAAAAAACCGGTGGAGGATATCCTTCCACTTCCGTCAGCAACGCCAGAAAGCGCCACCGCTCGAGTTCCTGTGCCCCATCTCCAACGCTCCCATGGCAGACCCCGTCATCGTTCCCTCCGGCCAGACCTTCGAGCGCCGATGCATCGAGGCCCTCCTTGCCTTACCTCCcaaccaccaccaacaacaactCTTCCCGTCaacagccaccaccaccacctccacccCAACTCTAATCCCCAATATCGCCCTCAAGACGGCCATCGCCAACTGGTGCCGCGACTCCGGCTTACCGCTGCCAGACCCGCCGGACCCCGAGACGGCCGCTGCTCTCGCGCACAAGTTCGTAGAAACGTCCCCAACGACGGAGGACGCTTCCCGCGTCGCGGACCCCTCCGCCGATCTCTGTTCCACCTCAGAAATGGAGTGCCGAATGGACTGCTCCGACTCGGGGTCGAAATCGTACAGGAGCATCGACGGTGCCTCTCTCACCGCCTCCGAAAGTGACCTGCAACTCGTTCCCATCGATTCACCGGACTCGATTTCCCGAAGTAATCTGACGCCCGACGACTCCATTTTAGGTCTATCCGGCTCGGAACAGATCCTCAGCCGAGTCCAGAGCGACCCGGCCGTGGAATTCTCCTACGCAGCAACGGAGGTGAACCGCCGGTTCGATCGATTCGACTCGTCAGACTCGGGCTTCACCTCATCGGCCCGTCCGCTCGAACTGGCCACGAGGCCTGCATGCCTGTCGGAGTCATTCGGCTCTGTTTCAATCTCGTGCGGTACTTCTGGCGAGTCGGATGAGCTGATCGCGAAGATGAGGTCCGGAATCGTCTCAGACCAGGAGGAGGCCGCCGTCGAGCTTCGAAACCTGACACGCGAGGACCGGGACGCGCGTCTGAGAATGTGCACGCGCGAGCTGCTCGCTTGCCTGGCGGCGTTAATGGCGTCGCGGTACGCCGGACTTCAAGTCAACGCCGTGGCCGCCTTCGTCAACCTGTCTCTGGAGAAGGTCAACAAGGTCAAGATCGTACGCTCGGGAACCGTCCCGCCATTGATCGACGTGCTCAAAGGAGGACACGTGGAAGCACAGGGGCACGCCGTCGGAGCCATCTTCAGCCTGGCTCTGGAGGACGAGAACAGGACGGCGCTGGGCGTGCTGGGCGCGGTCCAGCCGCTGCTCCACCTGCTCAGCTCCACCCTGGACGGCCGCGCCAGGCTGGACGCTGCAATGGCGCTGTACCACCTGTCGTTCGCGAGGGGCAACCGCGCCAAGCTGATGCGCGCAGGCGCGCTGCCGAAGCTCATGGCGCTCGCTCGCGGCGACGAACCGAGCCTGGCGACTCGAGCCGTGCTCATCCTCTGCAACTTGGCAGCCGGCACGGAAGGCCGGGCCGCAATGCTTGACGCCAACGCAGTCGCAGCGCTCGTAGCCTTAATCGCCGAGAGCTGGCAAGGGACGGAGGACGAGAGGCACTTGGCAGCGATTCGGGAGCACAGCGTCGCGGCGCTCTGCCTGCTGGCGCGAGATACCTGGCGCTTCAAGGGCTTGGCACGGGAGGCCGGCGCGCTGGAGGTGCTGACGGTGGTGGCCGAGCGAGGGAGCGACCGGGCAAGAGAACGGGCGGGGAAGTTGCTGCTGCTGATGAAAGGCGCGGCGGCATCATCGGCTAGCAGAGATGCCGACGCCGCCGAGGATGACGGCTTCGACCTCACGGAGCAAGCTGCTCAAGCTCGTGCGCGCCACAAGCGTCTCATACTCGGGCCCAACTCCACGGAGTTTTGA
- the LOC116251645 gene encoding peroxidase 31 isoform X2 translates to MDVPSLLLLFLLSLSSLSADGMLTSNYYQKSCPRVEEIIRNVVIQKQITNPTTAGGTLRLFFHDCFVQGCDASILITSTPFNKAERDADINLSLPGDGFDAIVRSKMELELTCPGVVSCADILTIATRDLVRLVGGPYYTVKLGRKDGLISQASRVPGNLPLPTMPVTELASLFSSKGFSIGEMTALVGAHTIGFSHCKEFVKRLYNFSHGSTVDPSMNPQYAQGLQKACANYIKNPTISAFNDIMTPNKFDNEFYQNLPKGLGLLASDQALYSDPRTRGFVRLFASNQTAFFDAFVKAIDKLSMVEVKVGRQGEIRRRCDEFNS, encoded by the exons ATGGATGTGCCCTCCCTCCTCCTGCTCTTCCTCCTctcactctcctccctctctgctGACGGCATGCTCACAAGCAACTACTACCAGAAGAGCTGCCCACGCGTAGAGGAGATCATCCGGAATGTTGTCATTCAGAAGCAGATCACCAATCCCACCACCGCCGGAGGCACCCTTCGCCTCTTCTTCCACGATTGCTTCGTCCAGGGCTGCGACGCGTCCATCCTCATCACATCCACCCCTTTCAACAAGGCCGAGCGCGACGCGGACATCAACCTCTCTCTCCCCGGAGATGGCTTCGACGCCATCGTCCGGTCCAAGATGGAGCTGGAGCTTACTTGCCCCGGCGTCGTCTCTTGCGCTGATATTCTCACCATTGCCACCCGCGATCTTGTCAGATTG GTTGGAGGGCCTTACTACACGGTAAAGCTAGGCAGGAAGGATGGCCTTATTTCTCAAGCTTCTCGGGTACCTGGCAATCTGCCTCTTCCAACAATGCCGGTTACAGAGCTGGCGTCTCTCTTTTCGTCGAAGGGATTTTCCATTGGAGAAATGACAGCGCTTGTTGGTGCCCACACCATTGGCTTTTCCCATTGCAAAGAATTTGTTAAGAGGTTGTACAACTTCAGCCATGGCTCAACTGTTGATCCCTCAATGAACCCACAGTATGCCCAAGGACTACAGAAGGCATGCGCAAATTACATCAAGAATCCTACTATATCTGCGTTTAACGATATAATGACCCCCAACAAGTTCGACAATGAGTTCTACCAAAACCTTCCTAAGGGCCTCGGCTTGCTGGCTTCTGATCAGGCGCTCTACTCGGACCCTCGAACCAGAGGATTCGTGCGTTTATTCGCTTCAAATCAAACCGCGTTCTTCGATGCCTTTGTTAAAGCAATTGATAAACTGAGCATGGTGGAAGTAAAGGTTGGGAGGCAGGGAGAAATCCGAAGAAGATGCGATGAATTCAATTCATGA